In Debaryomyces hansenii CBS767 chromosome B complete sequence, one genomic interval encodes:
- a CDS encoding DEHA2B07832p (no similarity) — protein sequence MNLITGFLNQFNQVMSQLSSMTTYLDTSLNGSYTHNIFISRRSYIASQ from the coding sequence ATGAACCTAATAACTGGTTTCTTGAACCAGTTCAATCAAGTTATGTCTCAATTATCATCGATGACTACATATCTAGATACAAGCTTAAATGGATCTTACACtcataatatttttatatctcGAAGAAGCTACATTGCTTCACAATAG
- a CDS encoding DEHA2B07744p (similar to uniprot|P38013 Saccharomyces cerevisiae YLR109W AHP1 Thiol-specific peroxiredoxin) — translation MTYKVNDKFPVSVSLQYVPYSKEKGEIIACSNPTTFNLEKELPGKKIVLTSAIGAFTPPCTEDHLPTYLNNIKNFKSKGVDKIIVLTDNDPFVNSAWGKALGYKDEENYVIFATDPNAALSKNLGKKFIADMTDDGFGVRTSRYAAIIDNGVIKYLESEDGGGFTSTTNANDLLKKLD, via the exons ATGACATATAAGG TTAACGATAAATTTCCAGTCAGTGTCTCATTACAATATGTTCCATACTCCAAAGAGAAGGGTGAAATTATTGCCTGTTCCAATCCAACAACCTTCAACTTAGAGAAGGAGCTTCCCggaaaaaaaattgtccTAACTTCGGCAATCGGAGCATTCACTCCACCATGCACCGAAGATCATTTGCCAACGTATTTGAATAAcatcaagaatttcaagTCTAAGGGAGTTGATAAAATCATTGTTCTTACCGATAATGATCCGTTTGTCAATAGTGCATGGGGAAAGGCATTGGGATACAAGGACGAAGAAAACTACGTCATTTTCGCAACTGATCCAAATGCTGCTTTGTCAAAAAATTTGGGCAAAAAGTTTATTGCAGACATGACCGACGATGGCTTTGGTGTCAGGACAAGTAGATATGCCGCGATCATTGATAATGGTGTTATCAAGTATTTGGAGAGCGAAGACGGTGGTGGGTTTACCTCTACAACCAATGCCAATGACTTGTTAAAGAAGCTTGATTGA
- a CDS encoding DEHA2B07788p (similar to uniprot|P39102 Saccharomyces cerevisiae YLR090W XDJ1) has product MTSDLYEILEVDVSATNAEIKKAYRKLALKYHPDKATEDDREQSETRFKEISHAYEVLIDETRRQEYDTYGTTDGRRTGGEGFDYNGNPFEDFYGGAQQDFSANDFYNFFNNMGGAGGPPGGAGRSRSKPRTKDAELEVDVTLEDLFKGKVIRTTSTRDIVCTHCKGSGAKKNAAMKKCGVCEGEGSVRKIRRVGPGLVTQDYIECETCHGVGKIYRSKDKCKKCLGKRVVDETKILEFEILKGSKSGESIVLTKESDEYPGKETGDVVMTFHCKEHVVFTRKGDDLFAKYKIPLVDSLCGFSKVLVKHLDGRGIQVSTPKGKVIRPGDYIKIKNEGMPVKHDPKKNSWFSSSAGKRGDLYIEVDIEFPPDNWYLEKNDILKAKNLLPNDLQNKRDTEKQTIDESSLPEANIELITDFTISRENALPDYAEDRPEEDTHEEYYGTHDDFGGAQPECSQQ; this is encoded by the coding sequence atgacTCTGGACTTATATGAAATCTTAGAAGTTGATGTAAGTGCAACGAACGCAGAAATCAAGAAAGCGTATAGAAAGTTAGCATTAAAGTACCATCCAGATAAGGCTACTGAGGACGACAGGGAGCAATCTGAAACAagatttaaagaaatatctcATGCTTATGAAGTATTGATAGATGAAACTAGACGTCAAGAGTACGATACGTACGGAACTACTGATGGTAGGAGAACTGGAGGAGAAGGATTCGATTATAATGGTAACCCATTCGAAGACTTTTACGGTGGAGCACAACAAGATTTTTCTGCCAATGATTTCtacaatttcttcaataatatgGGAGGAGCAGGTGGTCCACCTGGCGGCGCAGGAAGAAGTAGATCGAAACCTCGCACAAAGGATGCGGAATTAGAAGTTGATGTAACacttgaagatttatttaAGGGGAAGGTAATTAGAACTACTTCAACGAGAGATATAGTTTGTACCCATTGTAAAGGTAGTGGGGCTAAAAAGAATGCAGCCATGAAGAAGTGTGGAGTTTGTGAAGGTGAGGGTTCAGTTCGTAAGATCCGTAGGGTTGGTCCTGGATTAGTCACTCAAGACTATATTGAATGTGAAACTTGTCACGGAGTGGGTAAAATTTACCGCTCTAAGGATAAATGTAAAAAATGTCTCGGTAAAAGAGTTGTAGATGAAACCAAGATATtggaatttgaaatattgaaaggTTCTAAGAGTGGTGAATCGATAGTTTTGACGAAAGAATCAGACGAATACCCTGGAAAGGAAACTGGTGATGTTGTAATGACATTTCACTGTAAAGAGCATGTTGTTTTCACTAGGAAGGGtgatgatttatttgcaaaGTATAAAATTCCATTAGTTGATTCATTATGTGGATTTTCCAAGGTCCTAGTTAAACATTTAGATGGCAGGGGTATACAAGTTTCTACACCTAAAGGTAAGGTCATAAGACCAGGCGattatatcaaaattaaaaatgaaggTATGCCTGTGAAACATGATCCGAAGAAGAACAGCTGGTTCAGCTCCTCTGCTGGTAAAAGGGGTGATTTATATATCGAAGTCGATATCGAATTCCCTCCGGATAATTGGTATTTAGAGAAGAATGATATACTAAAGGctaaaaatttattgcCTAACGATTTACAAAACAAGAGGGATACGGAGAAGCAAACGATCGACGAAAGCTCATTACCTGAGGCcaatattgaattgatcACTGATTTTACAATTTCTCGTGAAAATGCATTACCTGATTATGCTGAAGATAGACCTGAAGAGGATACTCATGAAGAATACTATGGCACCCATGATGATTTTGGTGGTGCCCAACCAGAATGCTCTCAACAATAG
- a CDS encoding DEHA2B07810p (weakly similar to CA5411|IPF1558 Candida albicans IPF1558), with the protein MSYHNIRFSDKENALKQTQVNSSKPNALTTKSKNIPSNSENAFNIRSNAKQMNQTTGQRAPMQRVPLGGKDQNKAIPSLSRSQSSLNSGDNKHQRKKILLPKAPSLSKANSSLGFVHRSNPATGESLYKPPQNKKLADINDSIFNPDNAQRSKELVQPQDTDTLTKHITDTPITPVGSPSLSSTITPKTKSLDASNISHRDLNRNNVDPIKRNLKKSSKINEQNQHAEAKKSFQIHHDLIEDEDSIEYAPAKGPSLPYRPGDMDPLTDADLEIFSRPNGITLTEENEHEYPEIYQNEMDLNFQEIDLDDPTNFSFEYNDQDIEADDKDEQITDTKNIGLNVDELNDLLDF; encoded by the coding sequence ATGCTGTATCATAACATAAGGTTTtctgataaagaaaatgcttTGAAACAAACACAAGTCAATAGTTCGAAGCCAAATGCCTTGACcacaaaatcaaagaatataCCTAGCAATTCAGAAAATGCCTTCAATATTCGTTCAAATGCTAAGCAAATGAATCAAACAACCGGGCAGAGAGCTCCTATGCAAAGAGTTCCATTGGGGGGTAAAGATCAAAATAAAGCTATCCCATCATTGCTGAGATCGCAATCGAGTTTAAATTCTGGAGATAACAAGCATCaaaggaagaaaatattgctCCCAAAAGCGCCTTCGCTATCAAAAgccaattcttctttgggATTTGTTCATCGTAGTAACCCAGCCACTGGTGAGAGCTTGTATAAACCACCGCAGAATAAAAAGCTAGcagatattaatgataGCATTTTCAACCCAGATAATGCGCAAAGGTCGAAAGAGTTGGTCCAACCCCAAGATACGGACACCTTGACAAAACATATAACGGATACCCCAATTACTCCCGTAGGATCACCTTCGCTTCTGTCCACAATTACGCCAAAAACTAAACTGCTTGATGCATCAAACATATCACATCGGGATTTAAATCGAAATAATGTAGATCCAATTAAACGGAACCTCAAGAAAAGCAGCAAGATTAATGAACAGAATCAACATGCTGAAGCCAAGAAATCATTCCAGATACATCACGATTTGATAGAAGACGAAGACAGTATAGAATACGCTCCAGCTAAAGGACCATCCTTACCCTATAGGCCTGGTGACATGGATCCATTGACAGATGCCGATCTAGAAATCTTCTCTAGGCCAAATGGAATTACATTAACAGAAGAGAATGAACATGAATATCCTGAGATATATCAGAACGAGATGGATTTGAATTTCCAAGAAATAGACCTTGATGACCCAACCAATTTTTCGTTTGAATACAATGATCAAGACATTGAGGCTGATGATAAAGATGAGCAAATAACGGATACTAAGAATATTGGATTAAACGtggatgaattaaatgatttgttGGATTTTTAA